GAAAAGGCAGGATGAATCAGATGGCAAGTTCTACTGTATCATCCATGCAATTTAGTTTCTGATACAACAGGGTATTTGTAGGATTCTGGGTACTGCACTTCAAGAAAGATGTGAAGGAATTTGAAAGGGTATAGACAAGATTTGCTAAAATGATTCTAGGGGTGAGgtatgttttagaaggaactgcagatgctggaaaatcgaagatagacaaaaatgctggagaaactcagcgggtgaggcacttcaactctccctcccattccaaatccaacctttctgtcctgggcctcctccatggccagagtgaggaccaccataaattggaggagcagcacctcatactccgcttgcgcagtttgcaccccagcgttatgaacattaacttctccaatttcaggtagtccttattgtctcctcctcttctcagctctccctcagcccactggctccacctcttcctttcttcttcctgcccccccccccccccttcccccctccacccccctcccccccccaacctcacatcagtttgaagaagggtttcgacccgaaacgttgcctatttccttcgctccgcagctgctgctgctgagtttctccagcatttttgactacctaggGTTGAGTGGTTGTGTGGAAAGAATGGAAACACTGGAGATGTTCGCTTTGCAACAGAAGAGGTTGCAGCTAGATCTCATGGAGGCATTTTAGTGGAGAAGATCAAGAAATGTGGGCATAGAATGgacattttcactgtacctcggtacacatgacagtaatacaccaaacatagaaacatagaaaataggtgcaggagtagaggccattcagcccttctagcctgcaccgccattcaatatgatcatggctgatcatccaactcagtatcctgtacctgccttctctccataccccctgatacctttagccacaagggccacatctaactccctcttaaatatagccaatgaactggcctcaactaccttctgtggcagagaattccacagattcaccactctctgtgtaaaaaatgtttttctcatctcagtcctaaaagatttcccccttatccttaaactgtgaccccttgttctggatagtCATGAGATGTAATTTCACATAGACCTGTGAGTCTCAGGGGTGACATGAACAGAACCATTGCTTAGCATTAAAgacagatataaaatgctggagtatctcagtggggtcaggcagcatctctggagaaaagaaataagtgacgtttcgggtcgagatccttcttcagactgagagtcaggggaacagGGAACAAGGGATATTGTCGGTACTtgggagaaatgaatggaagatatgcaaaaagcaacaataatcaaggaaatgtggggcacacaatggtccattgttggctgtgggatagatgATAATGGGTAATACAGACAGAGGAACTCgataggacaacagtgaaactagtacaacaactagtgtgggggagggacggagagagattgggttgcaagggtcacttgatgttagagaaatcaaaagtcatgcataccactgggctgtacgctgcccaagcgaaatatgagatcctgttcctacaatttatgtttggcctcactctgagaatggaggaggcccaggacagagaggtcagtgtgggaataggaaggggagttaaagtgttttacAACAGGAAGATCATGTAGGGCGAGGCAGACTGAGCAACTGTGTTCGATGAAGCGATCGGCCAGGCTGTGCTTGGTCTCGATGCTTAGCATTGTTTTGTGTGGTGTCTCGTTTCAAAAGTATGTATTTATCTACTGACAGTTGTCATCCTACTACATAGGGGACAAGATTGTCACCGTCAGGAGAGATTACCAACATACTCCTACACTTTCAGCTGGAAATTGGGGATGTTAAGTGCAAAATCCAACTAAGTAAAGGAATGGAAACAATAAAAAACATACAATATTTAAAGCTTCAATTATGTTGATTTAGTCAATccttcaaggtcggcagaggagcggcaggtgaaggagatgtgggaggtcaggaacactgctggtgcctctggctcctACAACTATGTCCAGGTTCAACTCCTGAAGGACTGtgtaatgcccttgtcccacttaggaaacctgaacggaaacctctggagactttgcgccccacccaaggtttccgtgcggttcccggaggttgcaggtggttgccggaggttgcaggtagtggaagcaggtagggagactgacagaaacctccgggaaccgcacggaaaccttgggtggggcgcaaagtctccagaggtttccgttcaggtttcctaagtgggacaggggcattagggaacTGGAGAGGCAACTGGATAACTTCAGGATCATCTGGGAAAAcgggagtttcctggacaggacctacaatgAGATTGTTACACCGAAGTTaccggaagagagaaggtgggtgacgatgaggaagggaaggaagcttggagtacagggggttgtacctcttgaaaacaggttcaccctcttggaagctgtcgggGCGGAAGACACTGCCATTCTGAATGGGGGACAGGTCTGCGAGTCAAAACATGGTGCTGAGGCAACACCGAAAAAGAGAGAGATGTCCGTCAGAGCCGTGGCAGTCGGGGACCCCatcgtgagaggtacagacagcggtttctgcggcaacaggcgggattcaaggatggtgtgtagcctccctggtgccaggatccaggacgcTATGGATCGATTGCAGAGCATCCTcaagggagaagggggtgggggggggggggggggagccggaAGTACtcttgcatgtcggcacaaatgacgtcgggaagatgaggaaagagattctgcagcgtgactctaGAGAGCTCTGAAGAAGGCTGAAAAccgggacctccagggtggttatctccagtttgcttccagttcctcgtgctggtgagggcagggacAGGGAGATCAGGGATCTGAATGTgtagctgaggagctggtgcaggggggcagggatttagattcttagaccgcaggggttggggtaagggtgaattgtacaaaaggaacgggttgcaccttaacaggcggaGGAACCAGCATTCTGgctggcaggtttgccactgctgcacgggtgggttgaaactaaatagtgggggggggggggggggagggggagacaaattggaaatacaaggatggagctaaagggaaagagagtataggaaaagtcacgaaagacaccagaattaacgggacagaAAGCTCTCGAAGgggtaggagagtatggccatgtGAAATTGGAATTGATGTGAAAGGTAAGATaaataatggattaaaagtattatatatgaatgcatgaagtcaagtcaagtcaagtttattcgtcacatacacatatgagatgtgcagtgaaatgaaaagtgccaatgctcgcggactttgtgcaaaaagacaaacaaacaaacaaccaaacaaactacaaacagaatggaacagaatcacatattcttttacatattaaatattgtgggcggaaggaaaaagggaaaaaaacagcaatttaaaaaaaaaaagcagtagagtggttcagtaaagttagtccctggtgagataggagtttacagtcctaatggcctctgggaagaaactccttctcaacctctccgttctcacagcatggcaacggaggcgtttgcctgaacgtagcagctggaacagtccgttgcaggggtggaaggggtctcccatgatcttattggctctggagttgcacctcctgatgtatagttcctgcaggggggcgagtgaagttcccatagtgcgttcggccgaacgcactactctctgcagagccttcttgtcctgggcagagcaattcccaaaccagattgtgatatttccagacaagatgctttccacagccgctgagtagaatcactggaggatcctcggagacactctgaagaagtataagaagtaaagtggatgagcttgaggctcagttagagattggtagatatgacattgtggggattacagagacatgactACAGGAGGATCAGGACtgtgaactgaatattcagggttacacTTCCTATTGAAagaacaggcaggtgggcagaggagatggGGTAGCCCTGTTGGTgaaggatggaattcagtcccttgcgaggggtgacatagcgaCTGACGATGTggagtcgctgtggatagaattgaggaattgtaaaggcaagaagacactaatgggagttatctacagacccccaaatagttgcCTGAATATAGGGTGtaaattgcagcaggagttaaaattggcatgtaacaaaggtaatgccactgtggttgtgggagatttcaatatgcagatagactgggaaatcaggttatatgtggaccccaagaaagggagtttctggagtgcctccgagatggattcttagagcagcttgtactggagactaccagagagaaggcaattctggatttagtgttgtccaatgaaccagatttaacaaGGGAACTCAAGGCAAATAaaccgctaggaggtagtgatcataatatgattagttttaatctgcaatttgagagggagaaggttaaatcagaagtgtcagtgtggcagttgaacaaaggggactatgaaggcatgagaggggagctggccaaggccaactggaaagggatcctagcaggaatgacggtggaacagcaatggcaggaatttctgggcataatccagaagatgcaggatcatttcattccaaagaggaaaaaagatGCTAAggagagtaagaggcaaccgtggctgacaagagaagttagggacagtataaaactaaacaaaaaggtgtataacatagcaaagagtagcgggaaaccagatgattgggaaactttctaaggacatcagaaggtaacaaaaagggcaatatggggtgaaaagatgaagtacgaaggtaaactCGCCAaagatataaagaaggatagtaaaatcttctttaggaatgtcaagaggaaaagattactaaAGACGAATGTGGGTCCctcgaaggcagaaacaggtgaaattattgtgGGGAACAAGGAATTGGCAGAAGAGTTTGACAGgtacttcactaaggaagacacaatctcccagatgtactagaggacagatgaTCTAGGGggtcagaggaactgaaagaaattttcattaggcgagaaatagtattgggtaggctaatgggactgaagtatGTTAAattccctgggcctgatggtctgcatcccagggtactcaaggaggtgcctccagaaatagtggacacattggtgatcattttccaatgttctatagattcaggatcagttcctgaggattggagggtagttaatgttatcccacttttcaagaaaggagcgagagagaaaatggggaattataggccagttagcctgacatcggtggtgggaaagatgctggagtcaattattaaagaatagcggcatatttggatagcagtaaaaagattggtccaagtcagcatggatttatgatggggaaatcctgcttgactaatcttctggaattttttgaggatatgacaagtaaaatagatgaaagagtcagtggatgtagtgtatctgaaagcctttgataaggtcccacacaggagattagtgggcaaaattagagcacatggtattgtgggtagggtattggcatggatagagaattggttggcagacaggaatcaaagagtaggaataaacgggtccctgtcagaatgccaggcagtggcaagtggagtgccgcaaggctcggtgctgggaccgaaactatttacaatatattaattatttggataatggaattaaaagtaacattagcaaatttgcagatggcacaaagcagggtgacagtgtgaactgtgaagaggatgttaggaggttgcagggagacctggacaggttgagtgagtgggcagatgcatggcagatgcagtataatatagataaatgtgaggttatccactttggcggcaagaacagggaggcagattattatctcaatggtgtcagattaggaaaagggaagtgcaacgagacctgggtgtccttgtacaccaatcactgaaagtaaacatgcaggcacagcaggcagtgaagaaagctaatggcatgttggccttcataacgagaggatttgagtataggagcaaagaggtccttctgcagttgtacagggccctagtgagaccacatctgatgtattgtgtgcagttttgttctcctaatttgaggaaggacattgctattgagggagtgcagtgtaggttcacgaggttaatccctgggatgacgggactgtcatatgaggaaagattggaaagagtgggcttgtattcactggagtttagaaggatgagggggatcttatggaaacatataaaatcataaaaggactggacaagctagatgcaggaaaaatgttcccaatgttgcgggagtccagaaccaggggccaccgtctaagaataaaggggaggccatataAAACTGAGATGAcactcacccagggagttgtgaatttgtggaattctctgccacagaaggcagtggaggccaattcactggatgaatttaaaagagagttagatagagctcttgaggcTAGCGGAATGAAGGGGTATGGGGATGAGgtaggcacggggtactgattgtggatgatcagccatgatcgcaatgaatgatggtgctgactcgaagggccgaatggcctcctcctgcacctagtttctatgtttctatgttccttaaTACCAATTTCAAACATCGGTCATTTAACCAGAAATATGTCAATTTTGCACTAAAATAAGTAGCATGAACAGGTTTaaaaataagtttagtttagagatacagcgcggaaacaggcccttcggcccaccgagtccgcgctgacctgcgatccccgcacattaacactatcccacacacactaggggcaattttttttacatttaccaaaccaattaacctgcaaacctgtacgtctttggagtgtgggaggaaaccgaagatcttggagaaaacccacgcagatcacagggagaacgtacaaactccgtacagacagcacctgtagtcaggatcgaacccgggtctccggtgctgcattcgctgtaaggcaccacCCCAActttgcgccactgtgaccgcccaaAGTTAATGACCTTCGTGCCTTAAATAACTCCAGCAAACAAACCATTGCCAGTCTTATAAGGATAACAACCTGTGTTATGCTGTGGGTACATAAAAAACAACATACCAGGATTCCCAGACTCTTTTAGAGCTGGCCAGAATGTCCATccatttcatgatactgccacagAGGTGCATTTTGTTAGTTGGTCAGATGTTAAAATGTATCAAATAACTTGGAAATGCTTCTCACAAGTCTTAATTGTGAGTTTGttaccattttattttttaatatatttgatTTATTTTAGCATTTCATCAGCCtattacaaatattttttttcttatcCTTAAACCAATTTTCCATTGCTTAATATAAATCTTTGTTGCTGCAGTTTAAGACTAAACTAATCTGCTGCACTTGCTGCAGACCAAGATTAAAAGAACATGAAATTACCAtgcaaaagacaaacacaaagtgttggattaaagggccggtcccaccagcatgcaccagcggcgagcgcgacctaacgtggtcgcttgagccgtacggcctcgcggggccggtcccacttcgatcgccggagtcgtatggagttgtgcggagctggtcccgacatcacgcggggcttcgagaaactgacactgtccaaaaattttgcgtggcaacggcctgtcggcccgcagccgcattgaggccgtacgcagcgcctcgacaccgtacacagcgtcttgatgccgtacacaGCGTTTTGACGACATACGTCTAGcgagtggcgttgcgcgatgacgtcaccacccggcgtgccgttgcgtgatgacgtaaacgcctgacgccgtgcgacgtccaaattcagtcggcccgcctcctgcccagctgattggtgaatatgatgttgggaccagccccgcacaactccagacggctccgcggttggaagtgggaccggccccgcgaggccgtacgcctcaagccaccacgtttggccacactagacgcatgcaatcgcatgctggtgggacaggccctttactcagtgggccaggcagcatctctggagaaaaaggattggtgagtatcgggtcgggacccttctatgcAGTTGTTTATACAAGGGTTTCTGTGTAAACAATGGTATGCAAACAATGGATCCATTACCACGGAAAACAGTAATCGACAGTTCATGCAAAAAGGGTGAATTTAACAAACAGcagacagtggagcagcggtagagttgctgccttacaatgcttgcagtgccagtgacccacCCGGtactacgatcctgactacgggtgctgtctgtgcagtgtttgtacgttctccccgtgaccgtgtgggttttctccgagaacttctggttcctcccacactccaaagaagtacaggtttgttggttaattggcttggtgtatgtgtgagttgtccctggtgtgtgtaggatagcgttaatgtgctagTGCGTGGTCAGGGcggccttggtgggccgaaggccttgtttccatgctgtatcgctaaaactaaaactaaaacacagtGAAACGACACTATGCCTGTGTGCTGGAGCTTCTGACTTCGGTTCAACTACTGTCTctgtgcctccatcacagtgaggaggtgtttggtgaactcactgtggtggatgttaatttgtgtttattgtgttttgttactattacatgtatggctgcaggcaacagcatttcgttcagaccgaaaggactgaatgacaaataaaggattcaatctcTCAGTTGACttggtcttagtttagtttattgtcacgtgtaccgaggtacagtgaaaagcttttgttgctcacTAACCagctagcggaaagacaatacatgattacaatcgagccatttgcagtatcCCTGTTGCCTCACTGTCAGCTTAGTGGCCTAATTATTGATCTGAGCTTTGTATTCCATTTCCGACATATAATTTGCCAAAATTTTGTATATTCTGCATCTGAAAATTGGCTTTTGTTGTTCTTTGCTGTTTGTCAAATCCCCTGTAAAGATGAACACTCGGGATGTGACAGATGGAGTCGGCAGCAGTTAAACGGAGGAAAGTTGCTTCACACAATCAGTGAGTGGAAAATTAATTTTCCGATTCTAATTTAACAAAAATGCAACAGAGGCTAATGCTTTCCTCTCCAAAAGTAAGGCATCTCTCGCATGTGAGCaactttgggccccgtatctgaagaaggatgtgctggctctggagtgggtccagaggaggtttacaataatgatcccaggaatgagtgggttaacttacgatgagtgtttgacggcactgggcctgtactcgctggagttcagatgggtggggggggggggaacctcattgaaacacacagaatagtgaaaggcttggatagagtggatgtggagaggatgtttccactagtgggagagtctaggacatagAGGTcatagaataaaaggacattccttcaggaaggagatgaggaggaatttctttagtcaaagggtggtgattctgtggaattatttgtcaaGTCAATAtattattttgaaggcagagtaatgcccctgtcccacttaggaaacctgaacggaaacctctggagactttgcgccccacccaaggtttccgtgcggttcccggaggttgcaggtagtggaagcagaaagggagactgacaaaaacctccgggaaccgcacggaaaccttgggtggggcacaaagtctccagaggtttccgttcaggtttcctaagtgggacaggggcaatagattcttcattagtacgggtgtcagtggttacggggagaatggggttaggagggagagatagatcagacatgatagaatggcggagttgacttgatgggccgaatggcctgattcagctcctatcacttcagAACTTATGTCTTCCACTGGCCTTTCCATGGAGAAAGCCACCGCTATCCAAAAATCTCCTCAAAATTTCCCAACTGCTTCATTTGTTCGACCTGAACAGAGTGTCTCCTCAACAGAATCTTTTTACATTTTACGTCTGTTGGCTTTTGACTGTTGGGAGCTGCTGGTATTAGAGGCTTTGCAGCCGGGGAATTGGTGTTGTTGGGCCCAATGTCAGGAACGGGACGGTGGGAGTTGACGTTCAAAGGCGGGAGGTAGCCAGGTCTGGTTTGTGAAATGTGGTCCAGGAGCAATGTCCCAGATCCTCGCCTCTCCATGATGCCGGGGTGCCTCTTCCCGCCAGCGCTCAGTGAACCGATCCGCAGATTGTCCAgtgaatttctggaactgctCGCCGCTGATAAAGGGGAAGAGACCATTTTCTTCCTCTCCAGGAAACCTTTGCCTTCGTCAGTCGGCGTTTGTTTTAAACTGATTGTGAGCTGCGAGTCGGAACTATAATGATCGACGCCCATGTTCCTCTTCTGGACAATGCTCCGTAAACTCGAAACAGAAATTGACGGTAATGCTTCTGGATCCTGGTCCACAGGAATTGTGTTGCAGCGACATAGACTGGAGGGAAGAGACCCAGAGTGGATTTCTTCACAGAACTTCCGTGAGGCAGTTAAAGCAGTGGCTTGATCCAAGGACCTTAATAAAGCTGCAGTGTCTTTCACTTCAATGCTTTGGTGTCTGGTGAAGAGTCGCTTAGGTAGAGATAGACCATTGATTTTGAGAGAAAGTCCTTCTTCCATGGTCAGGTTACGCACTTCCTCTTGAAAGGAAGATGTTTTATGCTGAGATAAGAGTGAAGGAGGAATGGTCAGCCAAGGTTCGGAGTGCAACCTTTGCAGGTGAGATAATTTGGCTCTTGATCGCGATGGGCTGCAGTTCCTGGTGGGAGAAGTTGGTTCTGATGAACCTTTATCATTGACGAGATTAACTGGGTCTCTGAAAGAGAAAACATGCTTCTCCTTGACTACGCCCTGCGTGAGGACAGGCGATGATGTTTTAAGCTCAATTTCTGAGGGTGAGGTGCAAGGGGCCGGTGAGTTTTGATCTTCATTGTCTTTAGGAGGAGGTACATTTAGATACTGCTTGGTAATCTGCCTCCCAGAGGGCGACTTGTCCTTCGTGATGATGATGACTTCCTTTCCTCTTGCCTTGCAAGCATCCAGGAGAATCTGAAGGGTTTCCTTGTCATCAGAGTTGACGGTGTAAACCAGGGCGGAGCTACCCGCGTGGTCTTCCAGACTCGGGTCAGCCCCGCTGCTCAGCAACAAAGCGACGACCTCGACGCCAGCCCGCTCCACGCACGCGTGCATCAGTGCAGTCTTCCCCGACTTGTCTTGGATATTGGGATCGGCGTGGTTTTCCAACAGGTATCTCACCATTTTCGCCCTGCCAATGCTCTGTTGGTCCACGTGCTGCGTCTTGCAAGCGATCATTAGCGGAGTCTCTCCTCGATCATTGCTCTCGTTAATGTAAGCCCCGCCTTCCAACAGCAGCCTGGTGAGCCGCAGTCTGCTCAGGTAGACGGCCTTTAACAGGGAGTTGCCATCTGTGCGTACCTGCGTGGCTTTGTTCATGGTCCAGGAGTCGCTCACAGATTGATGTTCTCCCAGTTGTGCTTCTGCAATAATAAAGGAGAAAATATTTGAACACAACAATTTCACAAATCACCTCGGACAATTCTACAAATTCCCCTCTGCAATAATTAATGACCGTCGAGGACTGGAATATCAGCCATCTGATCCTCAACTGCTACCCATCTGACAGTCAACAGAAGAAAATAAAGCAGTAATGATCCCATTTTTATATgcgaaaagaaagaaaaataattaaaattaaataaatacattatgagaggcataggaagGGGAGACATTATAATATAAGGGTGAAGCAGGCTTTTGACAGAGATGTCTGCTAGCAGGCTTGGTTAGAAAAGCAATTGGATTCTTGGGAAAATGGTTGGGCTGATTTCGAAGAACCAGTAAATCATGGGGCCCACTTCAAAGTCATCTACCAAATACATCAGATAAACTTTCCTTTCATGGAGGTATCTGAAACCAGCTCGGTGCCTGATGAAATAAATAATCCATGTTTTCAGTTCTAAGAAGAACGGTTCGTTTTAAAAACATTGTCAACCTTTGTCTGTAGATTAGGGTAGAAACGAGGGCTTATTAATTATTTTAGAGCACGCTGTCGGAGACCTGACTGAACTAcacctatgggggggggggggggggggggggagagagagagagagagagagagagagagagagagagagagagagagagagacttgaccttcaagattcaagagattcaagagagtttattgtcatgtgtcccagataggacaatgacattcttgctttgcttcagcacaacagaatatagtaggcatgaatacagaacagatcagtgtgtccatataacattatataagtatgtacacacatgaataaataaatagataaagtgcaaataaacagaaaatgtgctattaatgttcagagttttgtttgagttgagtttaatagcctgatggctgaggggaagtagctattcctgaacctggttgttgcagtcttcaggctcctgtaccttctacctgaaggtagcggggagatgagtgtgtggccaggatg
The DNA window shown above is from Amblyraja radiata isolate CabotCenter1 chromosome 3, sAmbRad1.1.pri, whole genome shotgun sequence and carries:
- the ankrd34b gene encoding ankyrin repeat domain-containing protein 34B encodes the protein MNKATQVRTDGNSLLKAVYLSRLRLTRLLLEGGAYINESNDRGETPLMIACKTQHVDQQSIGRAKMVRYLLENHADPNIQDKSGKTALMHACVERAGVEVVALLLSSGADPSLEDHAGSSALVYTVNSDDKETLQILLDACKARGKEVIIITKDKSPSGRQITKQYLNVPPPKDNEDQNSPAPCTSPSEIELKTSSPVLTQGVVKEKHVFSFRDPVNLVNDKGSSEPTSPTRNCSPSRSRAKLSHLQRLHSEPWLTIPPSLLSQHKTSSFQEEVRNLTMEEGLSLKINGLSLPKRLFTRHQSIEVKDTAALLRSLDQATALTASRKFCEEIHSGSLPSSLCRCNTIPVDQDPEALPSISVSSLRSIVQKRNMGVDHYSSDSQLTISLKQTPTDEGKGFLERKKMVSSPLSAASSSRNSLDNLRIGSLSAGGKRHPGIMERRGSGTLLLDHISQTRPGYLPPLNVNSHRPVPDIGPNNTNSPAAKPLIPAAPNSQKPTDVKCKKILLRRHSVQVEQMKQLGNFEEIFG